The genome window CAATTTGACAATCCAATAAATGTAATTCGGGAATTCTGCTTAACAACTCATTAAAATCAAAAGCCTTCAAAGCTCCTGTTTCAAAATCTTTTACCATTCCGATAGTTCCACCGGTATAGATTAAGAGTATTTTTGGTTTAACAGATGTCATTAGTGTATTTTAGTTTGTTCACAACCGGATTAGCATACATCGCCAAGAAACCTTCTCTCATAGTTTCATTATCAGCATCAATTCGCATTTCTAATCTTCTTTCAAACAATTGACGCTCTTTTTCGTTGTACAAATGTTGAAACTGGTTGGTTTTATACAAAATATCGTAAGCTATAAAATTGGTTGGCCATAATTTATACGATTGCAAAATAGAATCGTCTATTACTTGTGCCAAAGCTTGGATTTGTTTGTTATTATTATCGTTTTCAGCTATGATTTTTTCGTATTCGTTTTCTAAAACATCGCCAATATGAATATGAATACGTTTCTTTTGACCGATGATTCCACTTAACAATGTAATGAAATCTTCGTTTTTCTCCTTAATATATACTTCATCTTTAGAAAGCGCAATCAATTGAGGCATTTTTAAAGCATCTGTTGGATCATATTCGTACGAAATTGAAACAGGAACAACTTTTAATTTCTTAAAAAAGTTCATGCAACAAGCTTCATCAGAAGCCATAGCAATCATTTTCAACACACCTTGATGTGTTGCATCATTACCATCTTTCGTTCTTCCTTCTCTTTGTGCAATCCAAACCGAACGATTTTCCTTTGATAATAAATGATACATGTATTCCGACATCAACTTAGAACTTTGTAATAATTCTCTAGGCGATAAACCACGTTGAACTAAAAAGTTTCGGTTGAGTTTTGATAATTTTAAAAGAAAATCTTTTTGAACTAAGTTATCTCCGATAGCCGAAGCTGTCATAACCAAACCGTAATCAAACAACGAAACGTTCAATAACGACGTATCTAAGATAATATCGCGGTGATTGGAAATAAATAGATATGATGTATTAGGCTCTAATTTTTCAAAACCAGAAGTAGAAAGCCCTTCTGAGCTTCTTTCTAAAACTCTTTGTATTGATTGATAAACAAAATTAACTTGAAAATCGCGAATAGAATGGGTTCTACTCAACTGCTCTTTCCAAACTTCATCTTCTAATTCAGGAAAAGTAAAATCCATCATAGCCTTCATCATAGGATGATGTAACAAAGACTTTAAAGCTTCGTTTACTTCAGAATCATAATACGGGCGAATAGAATCGAATTTTGTCATATTTATTAAAAACAGTTCACAAAAGAACAAAAATTTTATGAAATGAACCTTTATTTTAAATTAAATTCCAAAAATTTGTTTTGAATTCTCTGTAGTAATTCTCGCAATTTCTTCAACTGGAAGCTGATAAATTTCGGCTAACTTTTGTGCTACTAGCAAGGTATAACTGCTTTCATTTCGCTTTCCACGATATGGAACTGGTGCTAAATATGGCGAATCGGTTTCTAAAACAATCTGTTGTAAATCAATCTCGTTCAAAAACTGATC of Flavobacterium channae contains these proteins:
- a CDS encoding 1-acyl-sn-glycerol-3-phosphate acyltransferase, giving the protein MTKFDSIRPYYDSEVNEALKSLLHHPMMKAMMDFTFPELEDEVWKEQLSRTHSIRDFQVNFVYQSIQRVLERSSEGLSTSGFEKLEPNTSYLFISNHRDIILDTSLLNVSLFDYGLVMTASAIGDNLVQKDFLLKLSKLNRNFLVQRGLSPRELLQSSKLMSEYMYHLLSKENRSVWIAQREGRTKDGNDATHQGVLKMIAMASDEACCMNFFKKLKVVPVSISYEYDPTDALKMPQLIALSKDEVYIKEKNEDFITLLSGIIGQKKRIHIHIGDVLENEYEKIIAENDNNNKQIQALAQVIDDSILQSYKLWPTNFIAYDILYKTNQFQHLYNEKERQLFERRLEMRIDADNETMREGFLAMYANPVVNKLKYTNDIC